The genomic region GTACGAAATTTGGATAGCAGATTTAAATCCTCAGATTGGTACTGAGCCGGGAAAAACAAGACCTGTTTTGGTTGTTCAAACCGATTTAATGAACAAAATTCCACATCCATCAACAATCATTTGCCCGATGACGACTAATATAAAAATGGAGTCTGAAATTTTGAGGGTTCATTTAAAAAAGGGAGTAGCAAATTTACATGAATCATGCGATGTGATGATAGACCAAATACGCGCCATTGATAATAAACGTCTTGTAAAGAGAATAGGGGCTTTGCCAAATGAATTGATTGAAAAAGTAAAAGAAAATATTCAAGTCGTATT from Galbibacter sp. BG1 harbors:
- a CDS encoding type II toxin-antitoxin system PemK/MazF family toxin, translated to MRIKQYEIWIADLNPQIGTEPGKTRPVLVVQTDLMNKIPHPSTIICPMTTNIKMESEILRVHLKKGVANLHESCDVMIDQIRAIDNKRLVKRIGALPNELIEKVKENIQVVLDLEY